The following nucleotide sequence is from Bacteroidota bacterium.
ATATAAATCAGCATGGATACCATATTCCTGTAATAATGCCAGTATACATTGAAGATGTTTTTTATAATCCTCCCTGCTTGTTTCTTCCAGATTATCAGATTCACCCTGGTGCCAGAACACATGGGTGACACTGAGGCTGTCTTCTTTAATAAATTGCAGTGTATTCCTGAGTTCTTTGTTACATTCACCCTCCGACCAGCATTGAACGGTAGTTGCCCCGATTCCTGTATTGACCAGGATCACCTGTTGATAATACCCGCTGTCAATCAGCATATCTGCGAGACGTGTCCAGACACTGCACCCTCCATTGCCCGGGGCTCCAAGCAATGGTTCTGAAGCTTTGTATAAGTTTCCCCGGAAATATTCATAAATAGAATTGCGACAATCATAATCACCCTGCCCGTGAGATGTTGCGTTCGACTGTCCCATAGTTAGAATAATAGCTGTATTATCAACATATAGTAAAGGTTTGTCGACTAAAAAACCGGTGGTGTCTGTGATCTGATGAGGCAGGTTTCCAGATGCCTGGAGAATAAAACCTGTCATGGATATCCATAGGAAAAGGCGAATAATGGTTATCATGTTACCTGAGATTTCCCGTAAACAGTTATCTGTTTTACTGTTAGATTAATGGTGTTTGGGGTCCAGGCCAAAGTTACATGTATTTCAATAATTGCTAAGGAAAAAGAATAACTTTGTCTGCTTCTAATGAAGCAGAAATGCTTAATTTTCCTTGAATGATGAAGCAATTCGCAATAGGGGCTGATATCGGAGGCAGTCACATAACATGCCAGCTTTACGATCTTGAATCCCGTGAACTGGTGGAAGGAACGCGGGCAAGACTTGCTGTTGACAGCCATTCTTCCGGTGAATCCATTATTGAAGTGTGGACAGAAGCCATCAGGAAATCTGCCTCAGGGTACGATTTTAATGTTTTGGCGGGGATTGGTTTTGCAATGCCCGGACCTTTTGATTACCACAATGGTATTGCCTGGTTTAAAGGAGTGGGAAAGTATGAAGCACTTTATGGCATTGATATCCGTAAAGAGATCCATGAACGATTCCTGGTGTCGGAAGATTTCCCGGTAAGGTTCCTGAATGATGCATCCTGTTTTGCCATTGGAGAGTCGATATTGGGAGAAGCGTCTGAATATGAAAGGTTTCTGGCTGTTACCCTTGGAACCGGGTTCGGTACCACATTTATTCTCGATCACCTTCCCGTTGCCGGTATTTATGGCATACCCGATGATGGTTTTCTTTACCATATTCCGTTTGGTGACTCCATCGCTGATGATTATTTTTCTACACGATGGTTCCAAAGAGAGTATTCTCTGCGCTTGGGGAAAAGTATCGAAGGGGTGAAAGAGTTGGCTGAACTGGCTGGAATTGAAGGTCCGGAGCGTGAAATCTTCAGGAAATTCGGCAGGAACCTCGGTACTTTTCTTGCACCGTGGCTGAAAAGTTTTGAGGCCGGGTGCCTGGTTGCAGGAGGGAATATTTCAACATCCAATGTCCTTTTTGCAGGAGAATTGGATGAAACCCTTTTAAAGGAAGGCGTAAAGGTTAAAATCATTTTTTCATCACTCCAGGAAGAAGCTGCATTAAGTGGCAGTGCAAGCTTATGTGTTCCTGATTTTTATTCCCGATTGGTGAAGGATCATTAATGCATGATAATATGAAACCAGGAAAAGTCTCTCTGTTAATAGTCTCTCCGGTACTATTTGCTTTTTTTATAATGAGTTTTTGCGATCTGGTTGGGATCGGTGTTGATAATGCAAAGGCCGACTTTCAACTGAGCAACACACTGGCTCAATTAATCCCATTGGCCGTTTTTGCATGGTTTTTTATACTGTCGGTTCCTGTAGGTATATTGCAGGACAGGATAGGGAAGAAAAATATGGTCAACATTAGTATGCTGATAACAGCCGGTGGCTTGTTGCTTCCTTTTTTCTATTATTCATTTCCTACATTGCTGATAGGTTTTGCTTTGCTGGGTATAGGCAATACCATCATCCAGGTTTCGGCTAATCCGTTGCTCATTGATGTGGTTCCGCAAAGAACAAGGTCAAGTTTTCTCAGTTTTTCCCAGTTTGTCAAAGCGGTAGGATCTATGATTGCTCCCTATCTTGCTTCCTTTTTTGCAATACGATATGGAAACTGGAAGCTTGTATTTCTGATTTTCGGGGTGTTTTCCATCCTTTCGGTACTATGGTTGCAATTGACAAAAATCACCGAAACACGGACTGAAGGAAGGAGGGCTTCTTTTACTTCGGCCCTCAGGCTTCTGGGGGAGCCTTATATTGCGCTCATGGTACTTGGAATATTTCTGCTGGTAGGCATAGATGTAGGGATCAATTCGACATCCGGTCAGTTCCTGATGGAAAGACTGGGTATGGAGCCGGAACCTGCTAAAATGGGACGAAGTTTGTACTTTTTCGGTAAGATGCTTGGTACTTTTTCAGGGGCGCTCCTGTTAACCAGGATAAATACCCGCAATTTTCTTTTGATATCCGCCTGGGCTACCCTGGTCAGTCTGCTGGTTTTCCTTTGGTCGCCTTTTCCTGTTTTTGCCCTGGTATTGATGTTTTTGATGGGACTGGCATCGTCAAATATATTTCCATTGATATTTGTTTTAACGGCCGGGAGATATTCATCACACACGAATGAAATATCAGGACTCATTATCATGGCTGTGTCGGGAGGTGCATTCATACCTCCTTTGGCCGGTAAGATCACGGATATGGGAGGCGTTATTGCCGGAATGCTTGTATTCGTGGGATGTGCCATTTATTTGCTGTTCCTGGCATATAAAAATCTAAGATCACCCGGAAAACTCCTGTAATGAAGAACAAAACACAAAGAATAATGCGGGGAAATTTATGGGAAACATGAGAAAAACAAGTCAGTACATTATCCCTGCAGAAAAGCCGGAAAGCGGACCGGGCCATTATACGATTTATCCTTCGCATAATCTGGCAGAGGATAAGATCAAAACAGGATGTGATTCATTGGCCGGGGAACTGGCAAAGCATTCTTTGGTTATCCTTGAAGGGTATCAGGGCGTCTTTTTTGAGGATATCAGAGAACAGCTCGATTCCTTTTTCAAACAGATGGGAAAACGGGTGAAATGGATGGATATCCGGGAAGCTATGAAAACGGAGGAGGAAATCTCAGCCCTTATCGAACCTTTTCTTGGCGGTAATGATCCTCTTTTCGGTACCAGGACGACCCTTGGACTTGCTGATTTTTTTGATCCGGTGAAGCTTCAACAGATAAAGCCGGATGCCTTATATGACCTGAATATTATTTATGGCCCCGGAGCAGCCTTGTTTCAAACACCTGGATTTCTGGTGTATTTCGATTTGCCCAAAAATGAACTTCAATACAGAGCAAGAGCTGCATCCATCACGAACCTTGGTGCATCTGCGGCGACGGACATAAAATCCATGTACAAAAGGTTCTTTTTTGTAGACTGGATCGTTTTGAACCGGCATAAGCAAGACCTGCTTCATCAAATTGATATAGTGGCAGATGCACAACGTGCCGGAGAGCTAAGCTGGGCACATGGCCATGATATCCGTGAAGCATTGCATTTTCTGAGCAGGAATGTTTTCAGGGTCAGGCCATGGTTTGAGCCGGGAGCATGGGGAGGCACCTGGTGTTTAAAAAATATCGAAGGGCTGAATAAGGATGTGCCCAACTATGCATGGTCATTCGAACTCATCGTTCCTGAAAACGGGATAATATTCGAAAGTTCGGGGAAAATGCTTGAGGTTTCGTTTGACATGCTTATGTTCCAGGAGGCTGCTGCCATACAGGGAGAGGCATTTGAGCGCTTTGGATATGAGTTTCCGATTCGATTCGACTTCCTGGATACATTCAACGGCGGGAACCTGTCGGTACAATGCCATCCTCAATTGGAGTATATCAGGGAGCATTTTAACGAGAGTTTTACCCAGGAAGAAACCTATTATATCCTGGATACCCAAGAAAATACATGTGTTTACCTGGGTTTTCAGGATGATATAGATCCCGGTTTTTTTGAGAGGTCACTAAATGAGAGTTTCCTTGGGATGAAGGAGTTGGAAATTGAAAAGTATGTCCGGAAACTTCCAGCCCGGAAACATGATTTTTTCCTGATCCCACCCGGTACCATTCACGCATCCGGGAAGAACAACCTGGTACTGGAAATTAGTTCAACTCCATACATATACACTTTTAAAATGTACGACTGGGTACGTCCGGATCTGGATGGGAAGCCCCGTCCGTTAAATATTAAGCGGGCAATGGCCAATCTTTGTTTTCACAGGAAGGGGAAGTATGTTGTTGAAAAGCTCATTTCAAAGCCAGAGCTGATTGAAACGGGTGATGGGTGGGAACTCTATCATTTGCCCACGCATAATAAACATTTTTATGATGTTCACCGGATACACCTGAAAACCCGGATAGATATCCCGACAAAGAATAAATTTATGGTGATGAACCTTGTCAAGGGCAGTTCCATAATTATTGAAACAGATTCGGGCCATC
It contains:
- a CDS encoding ROK family protein — translated: MMKQFAIGADIGGSHITCQLYDLESRELVEGTRARLAVDSHSSGESIIEVWTEAIRKSASGYDFNVLAGIGFAMPGPFDYHNGIAWFKGVGKYEALYGIDIRKEIHERFLVSEDFPVRFLNDASCFAIGESILGEASEYERFLAVTLGTGFGTTFILDHLPVAGIYGIPDDGFLYHIPFGDSIADDYFSTRWFQREYSLRLGKSIEGVKELAELAGIEGPEREIFRKFGRNLGTFLAPWLKSFEAGCLVAGGNISTSNVLFAGELDETLLKEGVKVKIIFSSLQEEAALSGSASLCVPDFYSRLVKDH
- a CDS encoding sialate O-acetylesterase, translating into MITIIRLFLWISMTGFILQASGNLPHQITDTTGFLVDKPLLYVDNTAIILTMGQSNATSHGQGDYDCRNSIYEYFRGNLYKASEPLLGAPGNGGCSVWTRLADMLIDSGYYQQVILVNTGIGATTVQCWSEGECNKELRNTLQFIKEDSLSVTHVFWHQGESDNLEETSREDYKKHLQCILALLQEYGIHADLYVCRASYHPAMIGIKDKGVDSRIRSAQTEFILENENVRPGPDTDQYDHVTERHDGVHFSRKGLNRFAYDLFISITK
- a CDS encoding MFS transporter — translated: MKPGKVSLLIVSPVLFAFFIMSFCDLVGIGVDNAKADFQLSNTLAQLIPLAVFAWFFILSVPVGILQDRIGKKNMVNISMLITAGGLLLPFFYYSFPTLLIGFALLGIGNTIIQVSANPLLIDVVPQRTRSSFLSFSQFVKAVGSMIAPYLASFFAIRYGNWKLVFLIFGVFSILSVLWLQLTKITETRTEGRRASFTSALRLLGEPYIALMVLGIFLLVGIDVGINSTSGQFLMERLGMEPEPAKMGRSLYFFGKMLGTFSGALLLTRINTRNFLLISAWATLVSLLVFLWSPFPVFALVLMFLMGLASSNIFPLIFVLTAGRYSSHTNEISGLIIMAVSGGAFIPPLAGKITDMGGVIAGMLVFVGCAIYLLFLAYKNLRSPGKLL
- a CDS encoding class I mannose-6-phosphate isomerase, which codes for MGNMRKTSQYIIPAEKPESGPGHYTIYPSHNLAEDKIKTGCDSLAGELAKHSLVILEGYQGVFFEDIREQLDSFFKQMGKRVKWMDIREAMKTEEEISALIEPFLGGNDPLFGTRTTLGLADFFDPVKLQQIKPDALYDLNIIYGPGAALFQTPGFLVYFDLPKNELQYRARAASITNLGASAATDIKSMYKRFFFVDWIVLNRHKQDLLHQIDIVADAQRAGELSWAHGHDIREALHFLSRNVFRVRPWFEPGAWGGTWCLKNIEGLNKDVPNYAWSFELIVPENGIIFESSGKMLEVSFDMLMFQEAAAIQGEAFERFGYEFPIRFDFLDTFNGGNLSVQCHPQLEYIREHFNESFTQEETYYILDTQENTCVYLGFQDDIDPGFFERSLNESFLGMKELEIEKYVRKLPARKHDFFLIPPGTIHASGKNNLVLEISSTPYIYTFKMYDWVRPDLDGKPRPLNIKRAMANLCFHRKGKYVVEKLISKPELIETGDGWELYHLPTHNKHFYDVHRIHLKTRIDIPTKNKFMVMNLVKGSSIIIETDSGHRAQFNYAETFVIPAAAGSFRIINLDPGEAMIVNAFIK